One Fundulus heteroclitus isolate FHET01 chromosome 1, MU-UCD_Fhet_4.1, whole genome shotgun sequence genomic window carries:
- the hoxc1a gene encoding homeobox protein Hox-C1a: MIMQGKGDNDFLSGGESSPQLSAKEVTVPDLGGRSPPEPEVDAARGFCLTLCTPSDNYPPSPALPAQCLTGEGYPKLASPHSSCVPWRCAAQSSPGRRDSDAETHYFCFGSLAEEIGPSFNSGASAGSSDCNGAAVDDRSKTYEWMRVKRSQQRPSRMHMTCFSTGLCVEEVGNPADRTNGSGSPRTSFSTKQLTELEKEFHFNKYLTRARRVEVAGTLRLSETQVKVWFQNRRMKQKKLQRDGLISDCPGVLRGTGLTRESAHLNS, from the exons ATGATTATGCAGGGGAAAGGTGATAATGACTTCCTATCAGGAGGGGAAAGCAGCCCTCAGCTCTCTGCAAAAGAGGTCACAGTGCCGGACCTTGGCGGCAGGTCTCCTCCTGAACCGGAGGTGGACGCGGCTCGTGGATTTTGTTTGACTCTGTGCACCCCTTCGGACAATTATCCTCCCTCTCCTGCTCTCCCAGCACAATGTTTGACTGGAGAGGGCTACCCTAAACTGGCCTCCCCTCACTCCTCCTGCGTCCCCTGGCGGTGCGCGGCGCAGAGCTCCCCGGGACGCAGAGACTCGGACGCAGAGACGCACTACTTCTGTTTTGGGTCACTTGCAGAGGAAATTGGCCCGTCGTTTAACTCTGGAGCGTCGGCGGGAAGTTCGGACTGTAATGGGGCCGCTGTGGATGACAGGAGCAAAACTTATGAGTGGATGAGGGTGAAAAGGAGTCAGCAGAGACcaa GCAGGATGCACATGACCTGCTTCAGCACGGGCCTCTGCGTGGAGGAGGTCGGAAACCCGGCTGACCGCACCAACGGGAGCGGATCCCCAAGGACCAGCTTCAGCACCAAGCAGCTGACCGAGCTGGAGAAGGAGTTCCACTTCAACAAGTACCTGACGCGGGCCAGGCGGGTGGAGGTGGCCGGCACCCTCCGGCTCAGTGAAACGCAGGTGAAGGTTTGGTTCCAGAACAGACGCATGAAGCAGAAGAAATTACAGCGGGATGGGCTGATCTCGGACTGCCCGGGGGTCCTCCGTGGGACGGGCCTGACCAGGGAATCTGCGCACCTGAACTCCTGA